The DNA region GGGGGCTTGCAAAATAACCTTCAAATGCAATTTTCTTTTACATGTCAGGTCTCTATGTCAGTAGGAATACCTATATTCGCGCAGGTGTGCGAGAGTGGACCGTCACCAATCCAGTTCACTTGGTATGCTTGTGTCATGTTTGGATAAGACACTTCTAGTTGATTTGATTCATTGTATGATTACAATTCCAATTCATGAAACTTGGTTGCATGTATAACTGCATGGAAAAGATTTAAGCAGTGGTGCTGAGAGGAATACTTTGAAAAGGGAAATGAAAGATACTTgtgcacattttttttccttcttctcttaATCACTGCTGTTTTAACTTTTTTGCTCTCCTTTTGTAGGTTTGCTATTACCGTTACATGAGATTTTTTCCTTCTGGCAGGTTCCTTTACAAGGTAGCAATCCTGCAATTAATTTAAGTGCACCGTGCATATATCATGTGGGCCTATTGCTTTTCTGTGtctgataataatcattttgactgttattttttattgtcaagACTTCTGGTCAAACAGTAAAGGAAGTTGTGAAATGCATGAGTTTTCGTGCTTCTAAAACAGATGGTGTTTTCAGTGGCCGCTACACATTGACAGATGACAAGGTAAGGTCCTTTCTGAGATTGCAAACAATTTTGTCCCTGTCATATTCTGTTTGTGTTTTTAGTTTTCATTACTCTCAGATTTTACATAGATATACAATCTGCAATGACATCCCTTCTCATAAAGAACCTGGTTCCTTGCAGGTTGAAGCCACTTTCATGTACCCTGGCTTGTGTCCCACCATGTGGAGAGCCTGCTTGAGGTACTGGACACTCTAGCCTTGATATGTTATACATTCACATTTTGTGCTCATTTAAtgaatggaaaagagaagcataTGTTCTTGCGTGGGTTCTATATGGCTTATGGGTGATAGAATagcttttttttcctccttggATTTTGATATCTTAGACTTTAAGGATGCTCGCAGATGGTGGGTGATGTGTGGGTACAGCCACTGACAAATAAGTTCAACTTCATGTCATGCTATATGAAAAGCGGAAATTTATGCGGACCTGGTGTACATGGACCAAAATGAATATCACAGCAAATGAAATTGTTCAAGAGTCAATTTATGTAACAAATTGGGGGAGCTCCTTCCTCTATTTTATGCCATTCTGTTTATTACTTTGTTGCAGGTTGAGGGGGACAACTTTAGGGGCCAACAATAGGATGGATTTACTCTCACTTTCTACAAGTAAAGTGAACAGTGATGGGATAATTGAGCCGGGGGAGGACATTCTTGGATCAGTTGAGTTGCAAGAGAATGTGATTTCACGGATATCACACCAGAGGGGTCTAGTTCCTTTCGCATTTGTTCCATTTGAAGAGGTATGGTCTAGTTTCGATGTGTTGCTGTTAGCCTAATGTATGGAGCATTAAAGTTACCGAGTTCTTTCCTAGTTTTCATGTTTGGACTGTTTTTTCAAACATCTGACCTTGTGTGCTGTATAGGTGGAAACATCAGTTTTGAACCTGCCCGTGGAAAAGATGGATTATTATGTACCGGCTAGAATCTGGATCCTTATCATTTGTAAATATGTAGTTATACCGAAGAAGTATGTTGTCTCATATGgtgaattatattgttttttgccTTGTGTTCGTTGAACTAAATTTGTATTTATCAGATGAAATGTCGCGTCGCGTTGTGTACCAGCTGTTGTTATTTGCTTTCATCACGGATTCCTGATCAGATGCAGCGGACGAACATTTGACAATTAAATTCTCAGCTTCTTAACAAGGGGGGAAATGGTGAAAAGTGTGGGGAAATGGGACGCGAGCgtatcaagaaaaacaaatgggtTGCTGTAATTCCTCTTTAGGAAAGTTTGCAAAGATTCATCAACTATCGTAATTATAGCTGATGCCAATCGCCTTGTCCAGGAGCCCAGATGGcttgaaggatttttttaatttcctcatCAATGAAAACGACAAGTGAAGCAGCCAGCTCCTGTGCTGCAGTGGCTGCTCATGACGTTCTTGGTATGCATTTCCCAAACCATTGATTGGACCCTAAACAGGTACAAAATAAATCCGGTGTGTCCCAAAATTCCAATGCTTTTGCTATTCATAATTTATGTGATTACGTTAATTGCTcttcaaaattctaaaaaagatgaaaaaaagttGCTCCAGGCTACATGCTAGGTTTGAGATCTTCAGAGTACACGAGGATTCCCAGATGGGTTCCGTTGAGTGTCCTGCCAAGAAACAAAGCAGCATCGGTTGGATGCCTCCACAAAACAacgaagcttttttttttttaaaaaaaaaaacaaaaaattttggttCTCATAACATTGTAGCAAATCAGGCCAGCATGACGCAAATCAGTTGTCAATAAAAACGGCGAAGTTGAATCCTTGTCGAAATGGATTGAAAATCGCAGAAATTGACATGCCTTCAATTCAGAGGGCACGCAGCAGTTAATCTATCTCAGTGGGTGTTTGGGGTAGAGTTACGGTAAAGTGtgtagttaaattttttttttaatgtacaaccaatttaatataaaaaaaattacataaaagtaAGTTTTTCTTGCCTTTtgtgagtgaaaaaaaaaaactgcaactGACCACGTTTTTTTAATGCACAAAAACTACCActaaaaattcttgttttttcttgctttttgtatggatccaaaaaaaaaaaaaaaaaaacactactcaCCAGTACCTTTATCCCAAAGACACCCTAATTATCCATGTTTTCCTgcatttatcaattaaaaacacCCAAGGCAATAAGAGGGGGGAAAACATTAAGTATGAAAGACTGCAGAAAAAAGAAGGCCCAGAAAGGGATGGTAAGAACATGGGGGGGTGATTGACTTAAGAGCAAGTGGGGATGATAAACATGGAGTGGACTTGGCATGATTGAAGCCATGCCCAATCCCCTCTTGGAACGTGGCACATAGGAATGCAAAATGTCGATCACTTTCCTATCATATACGAGGACATACTCTTGTGTATGCTTCCTTGTCTTCGGTTTCAAACCTGCGTTGGTTCTCGTTCCCCACATTCTTGGGTTCCTCCACTTGCTTCTGCTTTTGTTGCCGATGCTACTGCCATCTCCCTCTTCTTTATCCCTGTCTGTTTATGCTTATGCGCCTGTCCTTGTGGGCAATTCCGGTCAAGTCTTCTGTGGCCTGTGGGGTTTATTGATTCTGACCGGCGACACTCGGATGGAATGATACCTTTTTGGCCAATCAATTGGAATCGTCCATCATCATCTGAGTAAATTTTAAGGCTTTAATTAAGCAGGTCAGTCCTCACAAGACAAGTGGCCAAATTGCAAAAATATAATTCCGGTCACCCGTCATAATGCTTGAACCATCCATCTGGTCATGTCAAAACCCAGTATGTGGATATGATCTAGactcaaataaaagcaaatagaaGGTGAACACATCAAATGAACCCATGACATCTGCCTGCATTTCTAAAGGACGGATCTACtgggttttttttcctcctctttttaCCGGCAGAAATGGTCTATGGTTCACGGCCACTGGATTATAATCAGCATCATGCCAGTCATCAATTTGAATAAGTTCATATGTTCTTTTGATAAGTTGAAATCCTATGCATGCTCATTCACagggaaaataaaatttgaataagcATGATGTGTTAGAAAAGCAACCTTGCTTTATTAACAGGATCGTTCTAAAGGCATCAGCAATGGAATTTTGTTTTGAACTCATAAATTGAGCGCAAGGGAGGTTTATCATATAGTAATATTACAGGGATGCTGAGAATCCCACGTATACAAGAGTTTGGCAATTATAGCAAATTGAATCGAACAATGTAAACATAGTCTCAGTTCCCATTCTAAATCATGATAAAGAACATCAAGAAACCATAAGCTTTGGCACTCTTCATTCTGCACGAGACTGACCAGCCCGGGATGATAGAATGATCCCCACAATGAGACCATAGAGAGCAAGTGCTTCAGCAAAGATGAGAATGAGAATCATGCCCACGAACAGCTTCGGCTGCTGTGCATTAGCtctgaaattgttttttaatggaaaaaacaGAGACGAACAAAATTATCATCTCACTTTGCGGGTGcatataacttaaattaactgTATATTTCCACAATAAAACCTATGGAGGAAAAAGAACAGCAACTGCAATATATCCTTGGAAAACATGCACCCaagcttgaaaaatataaaagaacccCAAAATTTTAAcccaggaaaaaagaaaaaaattaaagattacaAGCGGAGCAATAAAATCTCCGTTATACAAAATGAAATTCCCATGTATGACATCCAATGACCTGAAACTTGGGATATATTTTGAAATGCAGGTGGACCCAACAGGtaacaagtttattatttaaacacatctataaactaaaatattatgtCCAACAAAGCTACATCTCATAAACCAAAAGACAAAACAGAAACAGCCAATTCATGGCTACTGTGACATTATCCATCTAATCATATAGTTATgtagataacaaaaaaataaaagaacttaaCAAATAAGCTAATGGCAGCAAGCCACCATATAAAGCTTATTTCTTTGAcaagatccaaaaaaaaaatccagccaGATTCCAGAgtgattataataaattaaccaAAGCATGGAACAAAACCAATCCTCTTCAAGAAAAAAGGGTGTGCCTATCACATTTACCTGCACTGGCTCCTTCCTAAAGAGGGGAAATATATCTAGCCTCGACTACATGTGGAATTAGACTTCTTCGGAAAATGACTTTACAAGCTGAGTTATTTCTCCATGGAACAAAATCTACAATAAACTTATCTTTCAACAAACTAGTTCCATGATGGTTCACAGGGATGCTTATCCATATGTGAAATTCAAACGCAAGTCCAGTAAATCCCTACTAAAACCACTAACTGGATTAAATTGAAGTCAAATAAAAAGCTTATGAATCATAAATCTCAGTAAAcaaacacacaaacaaaaaagaaagcgGAGTCGAAAAGGTTTACCGGACACCAGCATCGCCAACAATACCAATAGCCATTCCAGCAGATAAACCAGCAAGCCCGCAAGCAAGACCAGAAGACAAGTGTGCGTATCCATCGAAAAGATAATAAGATTTAGCCTTTGGATTGATTCCAGTACTAATAATAACAGCTATAATTAACCCATAAATTCCCAACACTCCAGCCATGACAACTGGGACAATTGACTTCATAACGAGTTCGGGTCTCATGACTCCCATTGAAGCCACACCCACGCCACTCTTTGCTGTCCCGTAGGCAGCACCCATGCCTGTAAAACAACCACTTTTTAACTAATGATAATTTCCACGAAATgatgagataaataaataaaagcgcTGCTACCAATTAACCATTAATCAGTAATGAAACAGGATTATCTAAATAAAaggatttagaattattttgcTTACATGAGAAGACGAGGGCAGCAGCGGCCCCGAGGAAGCCGAAGAAAGGAGCAGTCTCATCGCCGCTGAAAGTCGAAGACAtccttcttattttgtttccttATTTCGCGACGAGGATGAATTATGCTGATCCTTGGATTAGATGGAGCTCTGTGCTTGTTTTCTGTTAttcctttgttttaatttctcaCTGGTTTTGAAAGGGGAGGTGGAGTAAGAGGATCGGATCGGGATGGTGAGGATGATTGATTATGGTTGCACGTGTGTCGAGAAGGAAGACTGGAAGGGGTGGTTTGACGAGAATACCCTGATTGACAGCCCGATCAACTGTTATCGTTGGGGGGCAAACTATTATAATGATAAAGCTGGTTTGGGCTGGAATCTGGAtggttttgtattttgaattggGCTTCGTTgagggagagagagggcgtgtgaCGCTATGTTGGGATTTTCAGGGACCCTAAACGGTCACGGGTAATTGTTATAGTTGGTTAGGCatgtgtttatatattttaaaattattttttttattttaaattaatatttttttaatattattaaatatttttatgtattgatgttaaaaataaattttttaaaaataaaaaaaatattattttaatatatttttaaataaaaaatattttaaaaaataactataattacactttcaaacacacttttaaaaaattcgtATTATCACTGATTGCcttcaaaaatactaaataataagataaaattaagaGTTTTCGAAtgtaatacattaaaataaatatactaaaaaaaaggaGTTAGAACATCAGGAATTTTCATTGTAGCTTGTGAGATAAACCTTATTCACTGTAATGGTGTTTTTAcgcttttgttattattattagaaaacttAAAACTGAAATATTAGAGgtatttaaatcttttaacaataattattacttattataaatttattatagataaataataattattattttttgcattttaataacacagcaaataactaaaatacccttagaatcaataaaataaaattagcctTAAAggactttttttgtatttttataaaaattatttttataattattagattatataagaaacaatttaatattCGATCatgtcgagaaaaaaaaaaacaagagtcaaaataataataactcgTAACATCTATCgacaaaaaaatttttgaaagctagaaaaattaaactgatttaaaggattctttttaatttttataaataaattttttttgttattatttaatagttaatgaatatttttatatttaacaaatattaaaaaaaaaatactggtgtcttttttctttggagGTGGAATGTGTCCGTAGTGGTTGGACAACCTATAGTtcgttgggtttttttttattctaataaaaatataatatagccCCGTGACATGGTGCAAATTAACACCTAGTTGATTtctaatcatttttaaattggttttataATAGATAATTGATCATATGTTACTGGATGATAAGGTATAATATCGtgatacaataaataataatattgaacaATCTACAACTTGAAGGCATTGTGACTGCTACAACTTTAAGTAATTACAGACCTTGTCACGTTGACCCCTCTTTTTTCTACGATCATCTCGAATTCTAGTTTAAGAAAAGACtggctgaatttttttttttttttttttttattgttaccgTGGATACACTAGTTTGAATGTAGACAATTGCCCGAGATTTTGTTTAGCGAACTTAATCTTGATATATGAAAAACTTTGTTAGAAAATACATACCGAGATaagctaaaaattatttttatattaatatatttaaataataaaaaatatatatatatatatatcaattatttttttaaataataaatataattttaaccgtTTTTCAATAACTATCTATAATGCACTCCTTACACATacacaaagaaataatttttttgtagataTAAAAAAGTATGTAGATTATATTATACAACTAAATGGTGCGGGGAAATCATTATTTCCCCACACCCAGAccgtatatatatttttttgtaattttttttttttttttcaatttttcatttttttttccaaaactatctttgttaattttactttttaaatattgagttggttaaaaaatttcactttgtaatttttttttaaaaaaaaaaacaatgtggaTTGTTAAGATATTTTCCCATAtagtttctctattttattttttttattttttaaaaattatatttatcaattttattttttgaagtcaCTGTTTTTCCACATCCAAATACATTGTGGATTACAACAATAATCCACAgtgcattcctttttttttttttttttttctgcaccttttcatttttttcctttttttcaaaattactttcctttttttttcaactttcctcttttttttttttttaatttacctttttcccaaaattatctttgttgattttactttttaaatattgagctggttaaaacttttgctttgtaatttttttctttaaaatactatgAATTGTTACGGTATTTttccatatagttttttttattttttaaaattatatttgtcgatttttttttatattgagcagattaagaatttagttttgtgatttttttctttaaaatattattgattgctacagtgtttctctgcatggttttttatgattttcttcgaaattatcttttttattttatttttaatatcaagctGGTTAAAAAATACAGTTATAATATGTGAgaaagcactgtaactttcctcacaAATTATTGTGGCTTGCTAGAGTATTTTTTtcccatgtgattttttttttgtcttgttatgtttttctctaaaattatctttattaattttattttttaaatattaagctggttaagaattgcaattacaagtaaatacaagtttttcctcgcaaaacactatggattgatacagttttttctcacattgatttttttttaatattgagttggttagaatttaactttgtaacaAAGTTTAATATGTAGAGAAAGCACTATAGCTTTCgtcacaaaacattgttgagAACTACAATTACaaatcattacaaataaggctaaattATGTGGGGAAGTATTGTagttttcatcacaaaacactgtgaattgctatagtgtttctaacatgatttttttccttttttttggtgttttcttttcttctaaaattgtctctgacaatttgattttttttaatattgagctggttaagaatttagttttataattttttttctttaaaacaccaTGAATTGTTGCGGTGttttctcatttgatttttttatgattttttctaaaattatctttgtcaattttttttgaatattaagttggttgaaaattataattacaataaagttaaatcatttGGGGAAAtcgttatagttttttttatacaacaCTATGGACTGCTACAGTATTTCTCtaattaaatggttttttattttatttcattggaAAAAAGCACCGTAGTTTTCTTTgcaaaacattgtcaattgctgcaacattttttctcatgggttttttttttttttccttccaagagaatttttgttgctttttattaacaaaaaagttaaatcatgtGGCAAAAACACTATATCTTTTCTCTAAAAACATAGTAAATTaatacaaatcattttgttaagtctctaagtttttttatcaCCAGTACAACTTTTTTTACCGTCATGAAATATTAGCTTTAGcatacctttaatttttattatttatctagtACTGGTTCATAATTACAacactatcaaatatatttattttataaatttacgGCAGCACGCGGGCATGCATCTCATTAGAAATCAAAGTATATAGCTACGTTAACCATTCAGCCAATCTTTTTAGATTGTACATGATATCATTATACCCCATACGTTTTTTAAGGACCAAGATCTCGGCACTGTGGAGAGAAGGGGAGTGACTCTGATACGTTCTGGAGAGAAAAGAAAGCGTCGTGAAAAAgtgaatataaataaacaactaATCAGTGCATGTTTGGTTacgcaaataaaaatatattttcaaattcctATTTGTCCTACAAACATCACatcatactttttaaaaatttttaatgatgttaatatgataattagaatttttttttgaaacgttgtggtaattatttttaaaaataatttttatttataaatatattaaaataatgttttaaataatcaaaactattaaaataaattaaaaaattatttttaaataaaaaaatttaatgtttaaaaaacaaacgtAATTTCAAAACCactcctaaaattaataattgcaATCTCAAATCATCCCTTTCAAACTTCATCGTTTAAAACAAAACGAAGGAAATGAATCTTGGCACGATGATCAGGATGGTTTGTTTATAAATGATCTGGAAATAATGTATGTTTCCCTTAAAAAAACCGGTACCGCAGCGTGGAGAGGAAAGGAATATAGCAGTAGCCGGAACAAATTTAATTCAGATGATTCGGCAAAATCAAACCAGGCGACGATGGAAGAGGGTGTCCGAGCGAGCAAGAGAAGAGCAGatcaaaatcaaattggaaTGCCCCTTTTGCCCTTCCACGAAACTGGCAAAGAATCAAGGGTTGGTACGGCCTGTCgatcatttagattttttttttttaaaaaaaaaacgttaaaaACATAGGACAGTATGTTGACATACTTGGCAAGAGAATAAAGGTAGGAGAGAAGGGGAGAAACACTGCACGCCCACTCATGAAACACTGAATTGCGACCGTGTGCTCCCTCTTTTTAGTCCtcttttaactctttttttcacttttatctcTCCACATTCCGTTGATTGAGAAACGGCTCtggtgatttattttgattagttGTCCGTCGGGTTTTGGgatgtaaaaaaacatttttaaaattatgttaatgcttgattttataaaataagattaaattatgattaaaaaaattatggtattatttttaagaatattgagacttttttataatgataatatcAAATGATTTATGGATAGTTATGTACTAGTATGTTATgcagaatattaaaaatattttattaattaatgtcgaataaaaataaaatatttgtctctttgatattttaatttagattttttatgtgttttttcaaaaaattaaaaattttattcttattttttttcatatagctGCAGATAGATGAtggatttataatattttaaatttttaattgaagtttATTTTCGTGTAACGAGTCTTTGCTTGCAAAATAATGCTTTTAGAGAAAAGtggtaaaaagtaaaaatat from Populus alba chromosome 14, ASM523922v2, whole genome shotgun sequence includes:
- the LOC118041482 gene encoding F-box protein 7 isoform X3; this encodes MTSDFALQIPAELETALQLKTVQYLVTKRPWLDLYGVNVRPVAPYGSASRRVNVDPALIHRCLPDELLFEVFSRMAPYDLGRAACVCRKWRYTLRNPIFWRNACLKAWQLSGMVENYKILQSKYESSWRKMWLLRPRIRIDGLYVSRNTYIRAGVREWTVTNPVHLVCYYRYMRFFPSGRFLYKTSGQTVKEVVKCMSFRASKTDGVFSGRYTLTDDKVEATFMYPGLCPTMWRACLRLRGTTLGANNRMDLLSLSTSKVNSDGIIEPGEDILGSVELQENVISRISHQRGLVPFAFVPFEEVETSVLNLPVEKMDYYVPARIWILIICKYVVIPKK
- the LOC118041482 gene encoding F-box protein 7 isoform X2, with product MTSDFALQIPAELETALQLKTVQYLVTKRPWLDLYGVNVRPVAPYGSASRRVNVDPALIHRCLPDELLFEVFSRMAPYDLGRAACVCRKWRYTLRNPIFWRNACLKAWQLSGMVENYKILQSKYESSWRKMWLLRPRIRIDGLYVSRNTYIRAGVREWTVTNPVHLVCYYRYMRFFPSGRFLYKTSGQTVKEVVKCMSFRASKTDGVFSGRYTLTDDKVEATFMYPGLCPTMWRACLRLRGTTLGANNRMDLLSLSTSKVNSDGIIEPGEDILGSVELQENVISRISHQRGLVPFAFVPFEEVETSVLNLPVEKMDYYVPARIWILIICKYVVIPKKCSGRTFDN
- the LOC118041482 gene encoding F-box protein 7 isoform X4, coding for MAPYDLGRAACVCRKWRYTLRNPIFWRNACLKAWQLSGMVENYKILQSKYESSWRKMWLLRPRIRIDGLYVSRNTYIRAGVREWTVTNPVHLVCYYRYMRFFPSGRFLYKTSGQTVKEVVKCMSFRASKTDGVFSGRYTLTDDKVEATFMYPGLCPTMWRACLRLRGTTLGANNRMDLLSLSTSKVNSDGIIEPGEDILGSVELQENVISRISHQRGLVPFAFVPFEEVETSVLNLPVEKMDYYVPARIWILIICKYVVIPKKYVVSYGELYCFLPCVR
- the LOC118041482 gene encoding F-box protein 7 isoform X1; its protein translation is MTSDFALQIPAELETALQLKTVQYLVTKRPWLDLYGVNVRPVAPYGSASRRVNVDPALIHRCLPDELLFEVFSRMAPYDLGRAACVCRKWRYTLRNPIFWRNACLKAWQLSGMVENYKILQSKYESSWRKMWLLRPRIRIDGLYVSRNTYIRAGVREWTVTNPVHLVCYYRYMRFFPSGRFLYKTSGQTVKEVVKCMSFRASKTDGVFSGRYTLTDDKVEATFMYPGLCPTMWRACLRLRGTTLGANNRMDLLSLSTSKVNSDGIIEPGEDILGSVELQENVISRISHQRGLVPFAFVPFEEVETSVLNLPVEKMDYYVPARIWILIICKYVVIPKKYVVSYGELYCFLPCVR
- the LOC118055924 gene encoding V-type proton ATPase 16 kDa proteolipid subunit encodes the protein MSSTFSGDETAPFFGFLGAAAALVFSCMGAAYGTAKSGVGVASMGVMRPELVMKSIVPVVMAGVLGIYGLIIAVIISTGINPKAKSYYLFDGYAHLSSGLACGLAGLSAGMAIGIVGDAGVRANAQQPKLFVGMILILIFAEALALYGLIVGIILSSRAGQSRAE